Within Leptospira limi, the genomic segment TCGAACCAAAAATCCTTGCCTTCCAAGAATACTTGAAACAAAAAAAATTAACACCTCAGAACCAGGAAATTTCCATCGACTTGGGTGCAGGGAATGGATTACAATCGATCGCCTTGGCTCGGTTAGGATATGAAGTCATCGCCATCGATTTTAATTTGCAGTTATTACAAGAATTAGAAGAGACGAGAAAAAAGAAAAACCTTCCCATCCAAACAATCAATGCCGATATGATGAGTGTTACACATTGGAAAAACCAAAATCCTAGTTTTCTTTTGTGTTGTGGAGACACATTAACGCATCTTTCTTCCAAAAACCAAATCCAAGAATTTTTGAAACTCTGTTATGAAACCTTAGCTCCGAATGGAAATTTACTCCTCTCCTTTCGCGATTATTCCAATCCCTTACAAGGCAATTCACGTTTTATCCCAGTCAAAGCAGATGATAACCGTATTCTCACTTGTATCTTAGATGATGAAGGAGAAAAACTTCGAGTCACCGACCAACTGTATGAAAAATCAAATGGATCTTGGCATATGAAAATCAGTTCTTATTACAAAACAAAACTCTCAACAGAAGAATGCCTTTCTCTCTTAAAAGTGATAGGATTCCAAATTGTATGGGATGAGATCTACCAAAGGATGACCACCATTTTGGCAAAAAAATAAAACTGCTTATGTTAAATTCCACATTCAATTCTATTTTCATATGAACTTATTGGTTCTATTATAGTCTAATAATCTTATAAACTATAATTTATCGAGTTGCAGATAATTGTCTTTCGATTTTTTTTTATAGAAAAACCCTTGCCTTCAAGTTTTATCCTGATCCTATAGAATGCATGAGACTGATCCTCGTATCCAACAGGTTACCAGTCCAGTGGGATGGAACTCCCAATGTAGGCGGACTGGCTACTGGACTTTCTAGTTTTCTTTCTCACTGGAAATCGCAAGGCAATGAAGTTCTTTGGGTTGGCTGGCCTGGCAAATCTATATCCGAAAAAGAACAAAATCATTATGCAAATCAAATGCATAATGAACACGGAACCATACCTGTTTTTCTGAAACAAAAGTTAGCTGATTCTTTTTACAATGGTTTTTGTAATAAAACCATTTGGCCATTATTTCATTATTTCACAGCACACTGTGAATTTTCTGATTCAACCTTTAACTCCTATGAAGAAGCAAATGAAGAGTTTGCAAAAAAGATTCGCGAAATTTACCAACCTGGGGATTGGGTTTGGGTTCACGACTACCATTTATTTTTATTACCCGGGATACTAAGAAACGAATTTCCGAATATCCTAATGTCATTTTTCTTACATATCCCCTTCCCTACATTTGAAATATTTCGTTTGTTACCAGAAAGATTTCGAACCAAGATCTTAAAGGGAATACTTGGAGCCGATCTCATCGGATTCCATACACAAAGTTATACACAATACTTTCTCAGATCACTCCTACGGTGTTTAGGAATTGAAAACGAACGAGGCATCATTTATTTCCAAAACCATCTAACAAAAACAGCTGCCTTCCCGATGGGAATCAATGTAGA encodes:
- a CDS encoding class I SAM-dependent methyltransferase, producing the protein MEPKEHYDNHLGNFYSWMLGDLEPKILAFQEYLKQKKLTPQNQEISIDLGAGNGLQSIALARLGYEVIAIDFNLQLLQELEETRKKKNLPIQTINADMMSVTHWKNQNPSFLLCCGDTLTHLSSKNQIQEFLKLCYETLAPNGNLLLSFRDYSNPLQGNSRFIPVKADDNRILTCILDDEGEKLRVTDQLYEKSNGSWHMKISSYYKTKLSTEECLSLLKVIGFQIVWDEIYQRMTTILAKK